From the Fimbriimonadaceae bacterium genome, the window GGCCGGACCAAGACCTATTACATCCGACTCCTATTAGAAGAGCATCTCGACGAGTTGGAGGATCGGTATATCGCGGAACAGCGATTAGAAACTCCAGGGCCCCGACTCAGCTCCGACGAGATGAGGCAGGAACTTG encodes:
- a CDS encoding TraY domain-containing protein → MVSLRLGKKLEDRLEQLAEGTGRTKTYYIRLLLEEHLDELEDRYIAEQRLETPGPRLSSDEMRQELGLDH